In Thunnus thynnus chromosome 20, fThuThy2.1, whole genome shotgun sequence, a single window of DNA contains:
- the LOC137171925 gene encoding uncharacterized protein isoform X1, which translates to MDTDFILKQVQHMGLPLFSVREQNHYRAEKMLMRQFMLLKQQCQVPIYLSVKEMKSWLMAGRSFLDEFQEIAEGTEARKLLMAELAWTSARRLCLNQMEQELLEELEEEKRLSLQLRRRVTLEGLQMFLSIFLPKAEKDVQTFLRHLSNKLLISFTGCHSSRRSKLALFTKLQRTTAPLVSVVMETALRFFLDKPEPLAEVKPSQTWDPTVSTDSDLASTLGNRAEAASAEIGKQLADTTASCFCLVTSFTKAHLLHICTPVARNMVKAIYKRFDDLSKSFHLLDFDESFVTAGESIVCAVQDMDDRVRAAAYSWALHQLVSVRNTVTPEVCSVAAAERTDQNEDKEKKQGVRAFFSRMWKKIIHVSTEE; encoded by the exons ATGGACACTGACTTCATTCTGAAGCAAGTTCAACACATGGGACTGCCCTTATTCTCAGTGAGAGAGCAAAATCACTACAGAGCAGAG AAGATGCTCATGAGGCAGTTTATGCTCCTGAAGCAACAGTGTCAAGTTCCTATTTATCTATCTGTGAAGGAAATGAAGAGCTGGCTAATGGCTGGAAGAAGCTTCCTGGATGA GTTTCAGGAAATAGCAGAAGGGACAGAGGCAAGAAAGCTCCTCATGGCAGAGCTG GCCTGGACCTCAGCAAGACGCCTATGTTTGAATCAGATGGAGCAAGAGCTCCTGGAGGAACTTGAAGAGGAGAAACgtctttcactgcagctcaggAGGAGG GTCACATTGGAGGGCCTTCAAATGTTCCTTTCTATCTTCTTACCAAAAGCGGAGAAGGATGTACAGACCTTCCTCCGGCACCTGTCCAACAAGCTGCTGATTTCTTTTACTGGCTGTCACTCCAGCAGGCGTTCCAAACTAGCTCTGTTCACCAAGCTCCAGCGTACCACTGCGCCTCTGGTGTCAGTGGTGATGGAAACTGCTCTGAGGTTCTTCCTGGACAAGCCAGAGCCACTTGCTGAGGTCAAGCCTTCCCAGACTTGGGATCCCACTGTGAGCACGGACTCCGATTTGGCCTCTACTCTGGGAAACAGGGCTGAGGCCGCCAGTGCTGAGATTGGCAAACAGCTGGCTGACACGACAGCTTCTTGCTTCTGCCTGGTTACATCTTTCACTAAAGCTCATCTCCTGCATATCTGTACACCAGTGGCCCGGAACATGGTCAAAGCCATTTACAAAAGATTTGATGACCTCTCCAAATCCTTCCACCTGCTGGACTTTGATGAAAGCTTCGTCACTGCTGGAGAGAGCATCGTCTGTGCTGTCCAGGACATGGACGACAGAGTGCGAGCTGCTGCATACAGCTGGGCTCTGCATCAGCTGGTTTCTGTGAGGAACACTGTG ACTCCAGAGGTGTGCAGTGTGGCTGCTGCAGAGAGGACTG ATCAAAATGAGGACAAAGAGAAGAAGCAGGGAGTGCGAGCCTTCTTCAGTCgaatgtggaaaaaaatcattcatgtaTCCACTGAGGAGTGA
- the adprm gene encoding manganese-dependent ADP-ribose/CDP-alcohol diphosphatase gives MIAVIARYLSQIVPSSCRTIEEVKQRIKQHRPGWMSSCETVEGFLHRSLLRYSRRSPASVIISTQTPRMDDCCQQTPLFTFGVIADIQYADIDDGFNYSRTRKRYYRSSLQLLKNAQESWSESAVRPEFILQLGDIIDGFNKGHDASERALDSVLREFSSSPVEVHHVWGNHEFYNFSRSALLRSKLNSTLHTDRSFSGAQAGGDIYAYHFSPFHGFRFVVLDAYDVSLLGRDESSEQYNTALNLIKQYNNNEDLNCPPVCGNLEQRFTKFNGGFSKDQLDWLDSVLSSADEKGEKVTIVSHLPVHPHSTDPICLAWNFDELLDIIRSHFSVVCFMAGHDHDGGYHRDKDTGVHHLTLEGVIETPPHSNAFGTVSVYEDRMVLKGKGRITDREFLFP, from the exons ATGATTGCAGTTATTGCGCGTTACCTGTCACAAATAGTACCTTCATCGTGTAGGACGATAGAGGAAGTGAAACAGCGCATCAAACAGCACCGGCCTGGTTGGATGTCATCATGTGAGACGGTTGAAGGTTTCCTCCATAGGTCCCTCTTGAGATACAGTCGACGCTCTCCAGCATCAGTTATTATTTCAACGCAAACGCCGAGAATGGACGACTGTTGTCAGCAGACGCCACTGTTTACATTCGGCGTGATAGCTGACATTCAGTACGCAGATATCGACGACGGCTTCAATTACTCCCGGACGAGGAAGCGGTACTACAGGAGCAGCCTTCAGCTACTGAAAAATGCCCAGGAAAGTTGGTCCGAGTCGGCTGTCAGGCCAGAGTTCATCCTCCAGCTGGGAGACATTATCGATGGTTTTAACAAGGGCCACGACGCCTCTGAGCGGGCCCTGGACAGCGTGCTGAGAGAGTTCAGCTCCAGCCCCGTGGAGGTCCACCATGTGTGGGGTAACCACGAGTTTTATAACTTCAGTAGGAGCGCGTTGTTGCGTTCAAAGCTCAACAGCACACTACACACCGACAGGAGCTTCAGTGGAGCCCAGGCTGGGGGTGACATCTATGCCTACCACTTCAGCCCGTTCCACGGGTTTAGATTTGTTGTGCTGGATGCCTATGATGTGAGTCTGCTGGGTAGAGACGAGTCCAGTGAGCAGTACAACACTGCTTTGAATTTGATAAAACAGTACAACAACAACGAGGACCTCAACTGTCCCCCAG TGTGTGGGAACCTTGAGCAGAGGTTTACCAAGTTCAATGGTGGGTTCAGTAAGGACCAGCTGGACTGGTTAGACTCTGTTCTGTCCTCGGCTGATGAGAAAGGGGAAAAAGTCACTATTGTCA GTCACCTCCCTGTCCATCCCCACTCCACAGACCCCATCTGCCTGGCTTGGAACTTCGATGAGCTCCTGGACATCATACGGTCCCACTTCAGCGTGGTGTGTTTCATGGCTGGACACGACCATGACGGTGGATACCACCGGGATAAAGACACAGGAGTGCACCACCTGACGTTAGAGGGGGTGATTGAGACTCCACCACACAGCAACGCCTTCGGCACGGTCTCCGTGTATGAGGACAGGATGGTCCTGAAAGGGAAGGGGAGGATCACAGATAGAGAGTTTCTGTTCCCATGA
- the LOC137171925 gene encoding uncharacterized protein isoform X3: MDTDFILKQVQHMGLPLFSVREQNHYRAEKMLMRQFMLLKQQCQVPIYLSVKEMKSWLMAGRSFLDEFQEIAEGTEARKLLMAELAWTSARRLCLNQMEQELLEELEEEKRLSLQLRRRVTLEGLQMFLSIFLPKAEKDVQTFLRHLSNKLLISFTGCHSSRRSKLALFTKLQRTTAPLVSVVMETALRFFLDKPEPLAEVKPSQTWDPTWPGTWSKPFTKDLMTSPNPSTCWTLMKASSLLERASSVLSRTWTTECELLHTAGLCISWFLLQRCAVWLLQRGLIKMRTKRRSRECEPSSVECGKKSFMYPLRSESHQLLSLQYILNTINHTYLINYVL; this comes from the exons ATGGACACTGACTTCATTCTGAAGCAAGTTCAACACATGGGACTGCCCTTATTCTCAGTGAGAGAGCAAAATCACTACAGAGCAGAG AAGATGCTCATGAGGCAGTTTATGCTCCTGAAGCAACAGTGTCAAGTTCCTATTTATCTATCTGTGAAGGAAATGAAGAGCTGGCTAATGGCTGGAAGAAGCTTCCTGGATGA GTTTCAGGAAATAGCAGAAGGGACAGAGGCAAGAAAGCTCCTCATGGCAGAGCTG GCCTGGACCTCAGCAAGACGCCTATGTTTGAATCAGATGGAGCAAGAGCTCCTGGAGGAACTTGAAGAGGAGAAACgtctttcactgcagctcaggAGGAGG GTCACATTGGAGGGCCTTCAAATGTTCCTTTCTATCTTCTTACCAAAAGCGGAGAAGGATGTACAGACCTTCCTCCGGCACCTGTCCAACAAGCTGCTGATTTCTTTTACTGGCTGTCACTCCAGCAGGCGTTCCAAACTAGCTCTGTTCACCAAGCTCCAGCGTACCACTGCGCCTCTGGTGTCAGTGGTGATGGAAACTGCTCTGAGGTTCTTCCTGGACAAGCCAGAGCCACTTGCTGAGGTCAAGCCTTCCCAGACTTGGGATCCCACT TGGCCCGGAACATGGTCAAAGCCATTTACAAAAGATTTGATGACCTCTCCAAATCCTTCCACCTGCTGGACTTTGATGAAAGCTTCGTCACTGCTGGAGAGAGCATCGTCTGTGCTGTCCAGGACATGGACGACAGAGTGCGAGCTGCTGCATACAGCTGGGCTCTGCATCAGCTGGTTTCT ACTCCAGAGGTGTGCAGTGTGGCTGCTGCAGAGAGGACTG ATCAAAATGAGGACAAAGAGAAGAAGCAGGGAGTGCGAGCCTTCTTCAGTCgaatgtggaaaaaaatcattcatgtaTCCACTGAGGAGTGAATCACACCAGCTGCTCTCTCTACAGTATATTCTCAATACCATAAATCATACTTATTTGATAAATtatgtattataa
- the rsph1 gene encoding radial spoke head 1 homolog, which yields MSDAGSDEFDDERSKLGEYEGDRNEAGERHGVGKAVLPNGDVYQGQYENGKRHGQGTYRFKNGARYMGDYYQNMKHGQGTFYYPDGSKYEGSWVEDLRQGHGVYTYPNGDTYDGQWLHHMRHGQGIYLYHDTGSKYKGSWVNGKMESAGEYIHSNHRYQSHFINNYPSGPGKYVFDIGCEQHGEYHQTEQDRAEGEWGELASTTVLKWIPKCITGLTLCTPVKETSAPETEMASAEEEAGN from the exons ATGTCGGACGCGGGCTCTGATGAGTTTGACGATGAACGCAGCAAACTCGGG GAATATGAAGGAGACAGGAATGAAGCAGGAGAGAGGCATGGAGTCGGTAAAGCTGTTCTGCCCAACGGAGACGTTTATCAGGGACAGTATGAGAACGGCAAAAGACATGGACAG GGAACATATCGCTTCAAGAATGGGGCAAGATATATGGGAGACTATTACCAGAACATGAAACATGGACAAGGCACCTTCTACTATCCAGATGGGTCCAAATATGAAG GGTCGTGGGTTGAGGACCTGAGACAGGGTCATGGTGTATACACTTACCCCAACGGAGACACATATGACGGGCAGTGGCTGCATCACATGAG GCATGGCCAGGGCATTTACCTCTACCACGACACTGGCTCAAAGTACAAGGGCTCATGGGTGAATGGCAAGATGGAGTCAGCTGGAGAATACATCCACTCTAACCACAGATACCAGAGTCACTTTATCAACAATTAT CCGTCTGGTCCAGGGAAGTATGTGTTTGACATTGGGTGTGAGCAACATGGTGAATACCACCAAACAGAGCAG GACAGGGCTGAGGGTGAGTGGGGTGAGCTGGCCTCCACCACAGTTCTCAAGTGGATTCCCAAGTGTATTACTGGCCTGACGCTGTGCACTCCAGTTAAAGAGACTTCAG CCCCAGAAACAGAAATGGCttcagcagaggaggaggcaggCAACTGA
- the LOC137171925 gene encoding uncharacterized protein isoform X2 yields MDTDFILKQVQHMGLPLFSVREQNHYRAEKMLMRQFMLLKQQCQVPIYLSVKEMKSWLMAGRSFLDEFQEIAEGTEARKLLMAELAWTSARRLCLNQMEQELLEELEEEKRLSLQLRRRVTLEGLQMFLSIFLPKAEKDVQTFLRHLSNKLLISFTGCHSSRRSKLALFTKLQRTTAPLVSVVMETALRFFLDKPEPLAEVKPSQTWDPTVSTDSDLASTLGNRAEAASAEIGKQLADTTASCFCLVTSFTKAHLLHICTPVARNMVKAIYKRFDDLSKSFHLLDFDESFVTAGESIVCAVQDMDDRVRAAAYSWALHQLVSTPEVCSVAAAERTDQNEDKEKKQGVRAFFSRMWKKIIHVSTEE; encoded by the exons ATGGACACTGACTTCATTCTGAAGCAAGTTCAACACATGGGACTGCCCTTATTCTCAGTGAGAGAGCAAAATCACTACAGAGCAGAG AAGATGCTCATGAGGCAGTTTATGCTCCTGAAGCAACAGTGTCAAGTTCCTATTTATCTATCTGTGAAGGAAATGAAGAGCTGGCTAATGGCTGGAAGAAGCTTCCTGGATGA GTTTCAGGAAATAGCAGAAGGGACAGAGGCAAGAAAGCTCCTCATGGCAGAGCTG GCCTGGACCTCAGCAAGACGCCTATGTTTGAATCAGATGGAGCAAGAGCTCCTGGAGGAACTTGAAGAGGAGAAACgtctttcactgcagctcaggAGGAGG GTCACATTGGAGGGCCTTCAAATGTTCCTTTCTATCTTCTTACCAAAAGCGGAGAAGGATGTACAGACCTTCCTCCGGCACCTGTCCAACAAGCTGCTGATTTCTTTTACTGGCTGTCACTCCAGCAGGCGTTCCAAACTAGCTCTGTTCACCAAGCTCCAGCGTACCACTGCGCCTCTGGTGTCAGTGGTGATGGAAACTGCTCTGAGGTTCTTCCTGGACAAGCCAGAGCCACTTGCTGAGGTCAAGCCTTCCCAGACTTGGGATCCCACTGTGAGCACGGACTCCGATTTGGCCTCTACTCTGGGAAACAGGGCTGAGGCCGCCAGTGCTGAGATTGGCAAACAGCTGGCTGACACGACAGCTTCTTGCTTCTGCCTGGTTACATCTTTCACTAAAGCTCATCTCCTGCATATCTGTACACCAGTGGCCCGGAACATGGTCAAAGCCATTTACAAAAGATTTGATGACCTCTCCAAATCCTTCCACCTGCTGGACTTTGATGAAAGCTTCGTCACTGCTGGAGAGAGCATCGTCTGTGCTGTCCAGGACATGGACGACAGAGTGCGAGCTGCTGCATACAGCTGGGCTCTGCATCAGCTGGTTTCT ACTCCAGAGGTGTGCAGTGTGGCTGCTGCAGAGAGGACTG ATCAAAATGAGGACAAAGAGAAGAAGCAGGGAGTGCGAGCCTTCTTCAGTCgaatgtggaaaaaaatcattcatgtaTCCACTGAGGAGTGA